A window of Nitrososphaerales archaeon contains these coding sequences:
- a CDS encoding TCP-1/cpn60 chaperonin family protein: MSATGQQVIILKEGAGETRGREAQRNNIAAAKLIAELVRTSLGPRGMDKMLVDSMGDVTITNDGATMLKEIDVQHPAAKMMVEISKSTDNEVGDGTTSAVVVAGALLEKAEELIDKEVHPVVIVEGYSRAVEKALEILEKIAERVDPKSRQDLLKIATTSMMTKLVNEDAPHLAGVVVDSILMILEEAGKGFRADIDNVKVEKKAGGSITDSQLIKGMVMDKEVVHSGMPKKVEEAKIALVNSPLEIEKTEFSAEIRINDPEQMQKFMDEETSMLKGMAERVISAGANVLICQKGIDDLAQHFLAKAGVLAVRRVKESDMGKLAKATGARMVTNLEDLTSRDLGYAKLVEERKLEEDKWVFIEGCKNPKAVTILVRGGTQRIVDEAERALHDALMVTKDVVENPAIVAGGGAPEEEVACQIRTWAQKLSGREQLAALKFADAMESIPMTLAENAGMDPIDTQVDLRARHAKEGKWFGVDALSGRVADMYAKSVVEPLAVKLQILRAATEAASMLLRIDDVIAAGKTRAPPMPPGGGGMGGMGGMPPMG, translated from the coding sequence ATGTCAGCAACAGGACAGCAAGTAATCATACTGAAGGAGGGCGCGGGCGAGACTCGAGGAAGAGAGGCACAGAGGAACAACATTGCCGCAGCGAAGCTCATCGCCGAGCTCGTGAGGACATCCCTGGGACCGAGGGGGATGGACAAGATGCTCGTCGACTCGATGGGCGACGTGACGATAACGAACGACGGGGCGACGATGCTGAAGGAGATAGACGTGCAGCACCCGGCCGCCAAGATGATGGTCGAGATCAGCAAATCGACGGACAACGAGGTGGGAGACGGCACGACCTCCGCAGTTGTCGTGGCCGGAGCCCTGCTCGAGAAGGCAGAGGAGCTGATAGACAAGGAGGTCCACCCAGTGGTGATCGTGGAAGGCTACTCGAGGGCTGTGGAGAAGGCCCTGGAGATACTCGAGAAGATCGCCGAGAGGGTCGACCCGAAGAGCAGACAGGACCTGCTCAAGATAGCCACGACGAGCATGATGACCAAGCTAGTGAACGAGGACGCGCCTCACCTCGCAGGTGTTGTCGTGGACTCAATCCTGATGATCTTGGAGGAAGCCGGCAAGGGCTTCAGGGCAGACATAGACAACGTCAAGGTCGAGAAGAAGGCCGGTGGATCAATCACCGACTCGCAGCTGATAAAGGGAATGGTGATGGACAAGGAGGTCGTCCATTCGGGAATGCCGAAGAAGGTCGAGGAGGCGAAGATTGCCCTGGTCAACTCGCCACTTGAGATAGAGAAGACAGAGTTCTCTGCGGAGATCAGGATCAACGACCCGGAACAGATGCAAAAGTTCATGGACGAAGAGACCAGCATGCTGAAGGGCATGGCTGAAAGGGTCATCTCGGCAGGCGCGAACGTGCTCATCTGCCAGAAGGGCATCGACGACCTGGCTCAGCACTTCCTGGCGAAGGCCGGTGTCCTCGCGGTCAGACGCGTGAAGGAGAGCGACATGGGCAAGCTGGCGAAGGCGACCGGGGCCAGGATGGTGACCAACCTCGAAGACCTTACGTCCAGGGACCTCGGTTATGCAAAACTCGTCGAGGAGCGGAAGCTCGAGGAGGACAAGTGGGTCTTCATCGAGGGATGCAAGAACCCGAAGGCGGTGACAATCCTCGTAAGGGGAGGCACACAGCGCATAGTCGACGAGGCCGAGAGGGCGCTCCACGATGCCCTGATGGTCACGAAGGACGTTGTTGAGAACCCAGCCATAGTTGCAGGCGGTGGAGCCCCCGAGGAGGAGGTGGCGTGCCAGATACGGACGTGGGCCCAGAAGCTCTCTGGTAGGGAGCAGCTCGCTGCCCTGAAGTTCGCCGACGCGATGGAGTCGATACCAATGACACTCGCCGAGAACGCGGGGATGGACCCCATTGACACGCAGGTTGACCTGAGAGCCAGGCATGCCAAGGAGGGCAAGTGGTTCGGGGTTGACGCGCTCAGCGGCAGGGTCGCTGACATGTACGCGAAGTCGGTTGTCGAGCCTCTGGCAGTCAAGCTCCAGATTCTGCGCGCCGCAACTGAAGCCGCGTCGATGCTCCTCAGAATCGACGACGTGATAGCGGCTGGCAAGACGAGGGCACCGCCAATGCCTCCAGGCGGAGGCGGGATGGGTGGCATGGGCGGAATGCCGCCGATGGGCTAG